The following proteins are co-located in the Fluviicola sp. genome:
- a CDS encoding tetratricopeptide repeat protein yields the protein MNKQWIKLFGTVSLLLLFLSACGGRGSEVIYRQESRTGLDDTCLWLSKRTNYHNDNFYDVFNAYYEKQLKKHEYDKAALALSELAELEMYFSLFRESTRDTILSFEKHYRKKVSWDNSLFVDSYLGNYELNQNQYRNAMPYFRRLIKYTPFDFNTCVEVAHGYGDLAYCYFAIGDHEKAIQYDLKALEWFKKTDNENGKGAIYDNLALVHLYIKDYKASDAYFKKAMNSFKQVKDTVNMLTSLHNKIILYQETDNPMQYQLIDSAYHFFKKSKLEDESLDLSLSAFYVEMLLHENRVAQAGAILEELKPLVVELNSPVSDVEYTVALAEYEIKSGKGIKDIALIEKALETVIEEEDYQNQAAFAEVLRDNALLAKNYEKAFFYSEKLKQAENSISNQKVINKTMELNKLHETKRKEEQIAFQKETISNGKTTIALLFSLLMGLLLVLVIVFSRQRQKKIKTENKRAQQYTKQLLDKTEEERRRIASDLHDSVSHELLNLKHSIGSNPRQSGEKIDSIIKDIRSISRNLHPVMFEKVGLSASINQLLDRAQSVNQLMVTSDIVYCNSLSVSDELQVYRIIQEALSNIIKYAEAVAAKIIIRESTEDLMIQIKDNGKGFNVQETLSKKDAFGLHNIIERSKAIGGHAKIHSDKNGTIITIDLKKTT from the coding sequence ATGAATAAACAATGGATAAAACTTTTTGGAACTGTTTCACTGTTACTGCTTTTTCTAAGCGCCTGCGGTGGACGGGGTAGTGAAGTTATTTATCGCCAGGAATCCCGCACAGGGTTGGATGACACTTGTCTCTGGCTTTCAAAAAGGACCAATTATCACAACGATAATTTTTACGATGTCTTCAATGCTTATTACGAAAAGCAATTAAAAAAACACGAGTACGATAAGGCGGCACTCGCACTTTCGGAACTGGCCGAACTGGAAATGTATTTCTCCCTCTTCCGGGAAAGTACCCGGGATACCATTCTGTCCTTTGAAAAACACTATAGAAAGAAAGTGTCGTGGGATAATTCCCTGTTCGTTGACTCGTATTTGGGGAATTATGAACTCAATCAGAACCAGTACCGAAACGCAATGCCTTATTTCAGGAGACTGATCAAATACACCCCTTTTGATTTCAATACCTGTGTGGAAGTGGCACATGGTTACGGAGATCTGGCGTATTGCTATTTTGCAATAGGAGATCATGAAAAGGCTATTCAATACGATCTGAAAGCACTGGAATGGTTCAAAAAGACAGACAACGAAAACGGAAAAGGCGCCATTTACGACAACCTGGCGCTGGTGCATTTGTATATCAAAGACTATAAGGCTTCGGATGCTTACTTTAAGAAGGCGATGAATTCTTTCAAACAGGTGAAAGATACCGTAAACATGCTTACATCCCTGCACAATAAGATCATTTTGTACCAGGAAACGGATAATCCGATGCAGTATCAGTTGATCGATTCGGCCTACCATTTTTTCAAAAAAAGTAAACTGGAAGATGAATCCCTGGATCTTTCGCTGTCGGCGTTTTACGTGGAAATGCTGCTGCATGAGAACAGGGTAGCGCAGGCCGGAGCAATCCTGGAGGAGCTTAAACCATTGGTAGTGGAATTGAATTCCCCCGTTTCAGATGTGGAGTACACGGTTGCCTTGGCCGAATATGAAATCAAATCCGGGAAAGGGATCAAAGATATTGCCCTGATCGAAAAAGCCCTGGAAACGGTAATAGAAGAAGAAGATTATCAAAACCAGGCAGCTTTTGCCGAGGTGTTGAGAGACAATGCCCTGCTGGCTAAAAATTACGAGAAAGCCTTTTTCTATTCCGAAAAACTGAAACAGGCCGAAAATAGTATCAGTAATCAAAAAGTGATCAACAAAACCATGGAGTTGAATAAATTGCATGAAACCAAACGAAAGGAAGAGCAGATTGCATTTCAGAAAGAAACCATCTCCAATGGAAAAACAACCATTGCACTGTTGTTTTCCCTCCTTATGGGGCTTCTTTTGGTGTTGGTCATTGTATTTTCCCGTCAGAGACAGAAGAAAATCAAAACAGAGAACAAGCGTGCGCAACAATATACCAAGCAATTACTCGATAAAACCGAAGAGGAACGCAGGCGTATTGCCAGTGATCTGCACGACAGCGTGAGCCATGAACTGCTGAACCTGAAACATTCCATCGGATCCAATCCCCGGCAGTCCGGGGAAAAGATCGATTCCATCATCAAGGATATCCGGAGCATTAGCAGGAACCTCCACCCGGTAATGTTTGAGAAAGTAGGGCTTTCGGCCAGCATCAATCAATTACTCGACCGCGCCCAGTCGGTGAATCAGTTGATGGTAACTTCAGATATCGTGTACTGCAACTCGTTGTCCGTTTCCGATGAATTACAGGTTTACCGCATTATCCAGGAAGCACTTTCCAATATTATCAAATATGCGGAAGCTGTAGCTGCCAAGATTATAATCCGGGAAAGCACGGAAGACCTCATGATCCAGATCAAAGACAACGGGAAAGGATTCAATGTACAGGAAACACTCTCCAAGAAAGATGCTTTCGGGCTTCACAATATCATCGAACGGAGCAAGGCCATCGGAGGCCATGCAAAAATACATTCCGATAAAAACGGTACCATCATCACTATTGACTTAAAGAAAACAACATGA
- a CDS encoding response regulator — protein sequence MEKQPFFGLRIQVLDDNPFYTTLYKLQLERELLTAYAMHQNHFKISTYTDSKAFLSDLPGIHSIIFLDYNLGANLTGLDIMDKIKKKTSLAKVYIVTDENNSFILRSCLDAGADGIIFKNNELMELSLMVIQQTLSSNEFPYQLNIPRNN from the coding sequence ATGGAAAAGCAACCATTCTTCGGATTACGTATTCAGGTACTGGACGACAATCCATTCTACACGACTCTTTACAAACTACAGCTCGAACGCGAATTGCTCACGGCTTATGCCATGCATCAGAATCATTTTAAAATTAGTACATATACGGATTCCAAGGCTTTTCTATCAGATCTTCCGGGTATCCATTCCATCATATTCCTGGACTACAACCTGGGAGCAAATCTCACCGGCCTTGACATCATGGACAAGATCAAAAAGAAAACTTCTTTAGCGAAAGTCTACATTGTCACCGATGAGAACAATTCATTTATCCTGCGCTCCTGCCTTGATGCAGGAGCTGACGGGATCATCTTTAAGAATAATGAACTGATGGAGCTTTCACTCATGGTCATTCAGCAAACTTTAAGCAGCAACGAATTTCCTTACCAATTAAATATTCCCCGGAACAATTAA
- a CDS encoding class I SAM-dependent methyltransferase: MSHFNKKEHWENVYATKELHEVSWYQPKPETSLQFIEKANLSEDAKIIDVGGGDSFLLDHLLELGYTNITVVDISGKALERARKRLGEKADSVKWIEADVLDMELEDTYDLWHDRAVFHFVTDQKDIQKYISQLERYIRKEGTLVLGTFSENGPLKCSGIEIRQYSETSLDLVTGNSFEKTGCLTVDHQTPFDTRQNFIFCSFRKR; this comes from the coding sequence ATGTCACATTTCAATAAAAAAGAGCATTGGGAAAATGTATACGCCACCAAGGAGTTGCACGAAGTAAGCTGGTATCAACCAAAACCGGAAACATCCCTGCAGTTTATTGAAAAAGCGAACTTGTCAGAAGATGCGAAAATCATAGATGTGGGCGGAGGTGATAGTTTTTTGCTAGATCATTTACTGGAACTGGGCTATACGAACATTACCGTTGTTGATATTTCCGGAAAAGCATTGGAACGTGCCCGTAAAAGATTGGGCGAAAAGGCAGATTCCGTGAAATGGATCGAGGCCGATGTGTTGGATATGGAACTCGAAGATACCTACGACCTTTGGCACGATAGGGCGGTATTTCATTTTGTAACGGATCAGAAAGACATCCAAAAGTATATTTCGCAACTGGAACGCTATATCCGGAAAGAGGGAACCCTGGTTTTGGGGACGTTCTCAGAAAACGGCCCGTTAAAATGCAGCGGAATAGAAATCAGGCAATACTCGGAGACTTCTTTGGATCTGGTGACAGGAAATTCCTTTGAGAAAACCGGTTGCCTCACTGTAGATCATCAAACTCCTTTCGATACCCGGCAGAATTTTATATTCTGTAGTTTCAGAAAGCGCTAA
- a CDS encoding AraC family transcriptional regulator, producing the protein MKFYVRNMVCSRCKMVVNDLFLKAGLIPVSVELGEVELLEEPGKAQLEIVKKSLEEVGFEIIDDKKSRLIEQIKNAVVTLIHHSADFPKTNFSEFIAQKVNYDYTYLSNLFSEVEGTTIEKYIIAQRIEKVKELLMYDELSLAEIADRLGYSSAAYLSNQFKKITGLSPSFYKALKENKRRNIEEL; encoded by the coding sequence GTGAAATTCTACGTCCGCAATATGGTATGCAGCCGCTGTAAAATGGTGGTAAACGATTTATTCCTTAAAGCCGGGTTGATACCCGTTTCAGTAGAATTGGGAGAAGTGGAACTTTTGGAAGAGCCTGGTAAAGCACAGCTGGAAATTGTGAAAAAAAGCCTGGAAGAAGTGGGCTTTGAAATCATTGACGATAAAAAGAGCAGGCTGATCGAACAAATCAAAAATGCCGTTGTAACACTCATTCATCACAGCGCCGATTTCCCGAAAACCAATTTTTCAGAGTTCATCGCACAAAAGGTAAATTACGACTATACCTACCTGAGCAACCTTTTTTCCGAAGTAGAAGGGACAACCATCGAAAAATACATCATTGCACAACGCATCGAAAAAGTAAAAGAACTGCTCATGTACGACGAACTTTCGTTGGCAGAGATCGCTGACCGGCTCGGGTACAGCAGTGCGGCCTATTTATCCAATCAATTCAAAAAAATAACCGGCCTTTCACCTTCCTTCTACAAGGCCCTGAAAGAAAATAAGCGCCGGAATATCGAAGAACTGTAA
- a CDS encoding response regulator transcription factor, producing MEKIKVLIVEDTVAESDKLINTLTESQFEVVGVARSHKEALQLFYTNKVDIVVIDIFLNGIPEGITFAETLNNVPESARPFVFLTSSTDRSIFERARLTKPYSFLLKPFNPLEVLYALEMAIEKFYDQPDIFQGDEEDTVISSDFLFIKKKDALKKVAISDIINIEVEERYCSIFVGTEKFVIQISLTKVINLLDPSKFYRVHRNHIVNAHEIEEIQPSDGLLVMSNKLYVPISDHYKEVLNQFKIIK from the coding sequence ATGGAAAAAATTAAGGTCCTGATTGTTGAAGACACGGTAGCAGAAAGTGATAAACTGATCAACACATTGACAGAGAGTCAATTCGAAGTGGTGGGCGTTGCACGCTCGCACAAAGAAGCATTGCAGTTGTTCTATACCAATAAAGTAGACATCGTGGTGATCGATATTTTCCTGAACGGTATTCCCGAAGGAATTACCTTCGCAGAAACACTCAACAATGTTCCGGAATCTGCAAGGCCTTTTGTGTTTTTGACCAGTTCCACCGACCGAAGCATTTTCGAACGGGCAAGACTCACCAAACCTTACAGTTTCCTGTTAAAACCTTTCAACCCGCTGGAAGTGTTGTATGCGCTCGAAATGGCGATAGAGAAATTCTACGATCAACCCGATATTTTCCAGGGAGACGAAGAAGATACCGTTATCAGTTCCGACTTCCTGTTCATCAAGAAAAAAGATGCCTTGAAGAAAGTGGCCATTTCGGATATCATCAATATCGAGGTGGAAGAGCGCTACTGTTCCATTTTTGTCGGCACTGAAAAGTTCGTCATCCAGATTTCGCTTACCAAAGTGATCAACCTGCTTGATCCGTCGAAATTCTACCGCGTACACCGCAATCACATCGTAAATGCACATGAGATCGAAGAGATCCAGCCTTCCGACGGCTTGCTTGTGATGAGCAATAAATTATACGTGCCTATCAGCGACCATTACAAAGAGGTGCTGAACCAATTCAAGATCATCAAGTAA
- a CDS encoding MauE/DoxX family redox-associated membrane protein — protein MTHTYHITGITCSGCVAKVQSALEKVPEITNVEVSKEAGSARITMNKHVSTADLQAALDPRYSISMAPVTDVQEAEETRSWLETYKPILLIFAFIGCVTVLIQFQNDRFNPMEWMRHFMAGFFLVFSFFKLLNLKGFSESYAMYDVIAKRIPFWGVVYAFIELGLGISYLVNWNPQLTNWITLIVMSISIIGVLKTVLNKKKIRCACLGTVFNLPMSTVTIIEDALMIAMSAAMLFLA, from the coding sequence ATGACCCATACATATCACATAACAGGAATAACATGCTCCGGCTGCGTAGCAAAAGTCCAATCGGCCCTGGAAAAAGTCCCGGAAATCACAAACGTGGAAGTTTCCAAAGAAGCAGGAAGTGCCCGTATAACTATGAACAAACACGTTTCAACTGCTGATTTACAGGCAGCACTCGATCCGAGGTATTCCATTTCAATGGCACCGGTGACAGACGTGCAGGAAGCGGAAGAAACACGTTCCTGGCTGGAAACCTACAAACCCATCTTACTGATTTTCGCGTTCATTGGCTGTGTTACAGTCTTGATACAATTTCAAAATGACCGGTTCAACCCGATGGAATGGATGCGCCACTTCATGGCAGGCTTCTTCCTGGTCTTTTCCTTCTTTAAACTATTGAACCTGAAAGGATTTTCCGAGAGTTATGCCATGTATGATGTCATTGCAAAAAGAATCCCGTTTTGGGGCGTGGTTTATGCATTTATTGAATTGGGACTTGGAATTTCCTACCTGGTCAATTGGAACCCACAGCTTACGAACTGGATTACCCTGATCGTGATGAGCATCAGCATCATCGGAGTGCTGAAAACAGTGCTGAACAAAAAGAAAATCCGTTGTGCCTGCCTGGGAACTGTATTCAATCTGCCGATGAGCACCGTAACCATTATTGAAGATGCATTAATGATTGCTATGAGTGCAGCAATGCTGTTCCTTGCTTGA
- a CDS encoding tetratricopeptide repeat-containing sensor histidine kinase produces the protein MSKTIGFAKLENWDSVLVNTQKLLQQVKDPKLLDFVHYYRGEAFHKKRIFRYAMSEFDLIRKDFEFHTMVQFNKASIFLSQEKYNQALNLFKSIDTSNAKDIQTIRIDGLFHNMGVCYLHLGNYPESEKYLLTAARLIEERKDYVSLIYSYIDLGNLYYEQYLDDKAIIYFEKAYNFSQKYGSFELKLNASHNMAVAEENRKRYDKALAYRKEYENWKDSLNDQNKIYEVAQIEKRLALEHEHQRVKLLETENKLKQARLNTYLFAALFLLAVIIFGTYFYRQSVLRSRVILRQKQELDLLNATKDQLFSIVSHDLRSSVHALSVSNSGLKDKVQKQDYAGLENQLEENSVIATNTYNMLDNLLNWALLQTEGGYFKPEEHRLSMLIDHVAFNFKGVLNQKGITFENTVPKSVKVFVDAESLKIVLRNFMDNSIKFSDSGSAITVSLHAPSTLHTQTHADEVTFIWKDTGKGMSEETRLKLLSDSPQLTKKDHEKTIGSGLGMNLCRAMLAKNNGKFDIWSRQNEGTSMIVTLKTCADGKN, from the coding sequence TTGTCTAAAACAATTGGTTTTGCAAAGTTGGAAAACTGGGATTCCGTTTTAGTGAATACACAGAAACTTTTACAGCAAGTAAAAGACCCAAAATTGCTTGACTTTGTACATTATTACAGAGGAGAAGCATTTCATAAGAAGCGGATTTTCAGGTATGCTATGAGTGAATTTGACCTGATTCGAAAAGACTTTGAATTCCATACCATGGTTCAGTTCAATAAGGCAAGTATTTTTTTATCACAGGAAAAATACAATCAGGCTTTGAATTTATTTAAAAGTATTGATACTTCGAATGCAAAAGACATTCAAACCATTCGTATAGATGGGCTGTTTCACAATATGGGTGTTTGTTACCTGCATTTGGGAAATTATCCGGAATCAGAAAAGTATTTGCTTACAGCAGCCAGATTAATCGAAGAAAGAAAAGATTATGTTTCGCTAATCTATTCGTATATTGATTTAGGAAATCTTTATTACGAACAGTACCTCGACGATAAAGCAATTATATATTTTGAGAAGGCTTATAATTTTTCTCAAAAATACGGTTCATTTGAATTGAAACTAAATGCTTCGCACAATATGGCTGTAGCAGAGGAGAACCGGAAGCGTTACGATAAGGCATTGGCTTATCGCAAAGAATATGAGAATTGGAAAGATTCCCTGAATGACCAAAACAAAATATACGAAGTTGCCCAGATCGAAAAAAGATTGGCTTTGGAACACGAACATCAGCGGGTTAAGTTGCTGGAAACGGAAAACAAACTGAAGCAAGCGCGTTTGAATACGTATTTGTTCGCTGCTTTATTCCTGTTGGCTGTAATCATTTTCGGAACTTACTTCTACCGCCAAAGTGTGTTGCGCTCGCGGGTAATTTTGCGTCAAAAGCAGGAACTCGATCTCCTGAATGCTACAAAAGACCAATTGTTCTCTATCGTTAGTCACGATTTGAGATCTTCGGTCCATGCACTCAGTGTGAGTAATTCCGGTCTGAAAGACAAAGTACAAAAACAGGATTACGCCGGTTTGGAGAACCAGCTGGAAGAAAACAGTGTGATTGCCACCAATACTTACAATATGCTGGATAACCTGTTGAATTGGGCGCTTTTGCAAACGGAAGGCGGTTATTTTAAACCGGAAGAACACCGTTTAAGCATGCTGATCGACCATGTGGCTTTCAATTTCAAAGGAGTCCTGAACCAGAAAGGAATCACCTTTGAAAATACGGTCCCGAAATCCGTAAAAGTATTCGTGGATGCAGAATCCCTGAAGATCGTTCTGCGGAATTTCATGGACAACAGTATCAAGTTCTCGGATTCCGGATCGGCGATTACGGTAAGTCTTCATGCTCCCTCCACACTCCACACTCAAACTCACGCTGATGAGGTTACATTCATCTGGAAAGATACCGGGAAAGGAATGTCGGAGGAAACGCGCCTGAAATTACTCAGCGATTCGCCTCAATTGACCAAAAAAGACCACGAAAAAACAATCGGTTCGGGATTGGGAATGAATTTATGTCGCGCAATGCTAGCAAAAAACAACGGGAAGTTCGATATTTGGAGCAGACAAAATGAGGGAACGAGTATGATCGTTACCTTAAAGACATGTGCTGATGGAAAAAATTAA